The DNA sequence TGTTTCAAACACTAagcttttttaacatattcTAGTCTAGAAGGTTTACTACAActaaaaatacaacaacaatcggtctataatactttttattccaaaaaacagagcctacaacaaattcAGAAAGTCCAACAACAACAGATGCATTAACCACAACGGACGTTACAACTTCAGAACAATCCACATCACCtacgactgacatcacaacaaCGTCAGAAACTTCAGCTACAACAGATCAAGTCTCAACTTCAGCTGATACATCAACTACAGCAGGTTATTAAGttgaataaaaaacaatcacCCAAATCAATTTCATTTTATGAATTACTGAAAACACTGAGCTTTTTAACATAATCCAGTCAACACAGTTTACTACAACTGAAGTTAGAACAACAATCGGTCTATAATCctttttattccacaaaacagagcctacaacaaattcagaaagtcccacaacaacagatgcattaaccacaacggacgttacaacttcagaacaacccacttcacctacgactgacatcacaacagcgtcagaaacttcagctacaacagatcaagtctcaacttcagctgatccttcaactacagcaggtaattaagttttataaaaaacaatcacccaaataaattttgttttataaattacTGAAAACAATGAGCATTTTTAACATATTCCAGTCAACACAGTTTACTACAACTGAAGTTACAACAATCGGTCTATAatactttttattccacaaaacagagcctacaacaaattcAGAAAGTCCCACAACAACAGATGCATTAACCACAATGGACGTTACAACTTCAGAACAACCCACTTCACCtacgactgacatcacaacagcgtcagaaACTTCAGCTACAACAGATCAAGTCTCGACATTAGCTGATCCTTCAACTACAGCAggtaataaaatgtttaaaaaacaattacCCAAATCAAAGTCACTTAAGAAATTGTTTCAAACACTAagcttttttaacatattcTAGTCGACACAGTTTACTACAACTGAAGTTACAACAACAATCGGTCTATAatactttttattccacaaaacagagcctacaacaaattcagaaagtccaacaacaacagatgcattaaccacaacggacgttacaacttcagaacaacccacttcacctacgactgacatcacaacagcttcagaaacttcagctacaacagatcaagtctcgacttcagctgatccttcaactacagcaggtaattaaatttttaaaaaacaattatcCAAATCAAAGTAATTTAAGAAATTGCTCCAAACACTGagcttttttaacatattcCAGTCAAGAAGGTTTACTACAACTGCAGATGCAACAATAATCGGTCTATAATACTTTTTATTCCACGAAACAGAGCTTACAACAAATTCAGAAAGTCTCACAACAACAGATGCATTAACCACAACGGACATTACAACTTCAGAACAGCCCACTTCACCtacgactgacatcacaacagcgtcagaaacttcagctacaacagatcatatctcgacttcagctgatccttcaactacagcaggtaattatgtttttaaaaaatgaatcacACAAATCAATTTCGTTTTATAAATAACGTTAGGTTACTTACGTAACCCCGGTTCTCTGATAACATGAGTGAGGTATCTCACTATGGGAAACGCCTCTGGCGTGACAGATCATGGAAGCACCAATCACACCACGTCTGTCGGTTGACAGACCAATCACGGCAGTGATGCTGGAGTCCCGCCTCCCCACCTTAAATATCACTGCCTCTGGTACCTTACTTCATTCTCAGCATATCTCTTCTCCGTGTAGCTACTGCAAGGAGGGTGGTGTGGTGAGATACCTCACTCATGTTATCAGAGAACCGGGGTTACGTAAGTAACCTAACGTTCTCTTTCAAACATTCGCTCGGTATCTCACTATGGGATATAGACAACTCCCGTATTGCAGATATGCTGTCCGAAGCAGGCTTGTCAACCAACCCGTGATTATGCAACTTAACTTAAAGTCATTTGAGCAGCTACCTTCCTAATAGCATACTCATATTATGGCCAAATTTTACACACTTAAGACAGAATGAGCCAGCGATGGCTCTGTAACGTCCAGTCTATAAAATCGAACAAACGTGTGAGGCGAAGCCCAACTTGCTGCCGCACATATGTCCTGAACTGAGACACCTTTAAAAAGTGCCCAAGAAGTGGCCATACCTCTGGTAGAATGAGCTCTCAACCCCGCTGGGGGAGTAAGACCTCTGCTATTATAACTTAATATAATAGCTTCTACCACCCAGTGAGACAAGCGCTGACGAGAAATAGGTTTCCCTTTGTGAGTGTCAGCCCATGAAACAAATAACTGATTATTCTTCCTTATCGCCCTAGTTCTGTTCACATAGCAACTTAATGCACGAACCGGGCACAAGCAATGAAGTCGCTCTTCTTCTGGTGAGGAAAAAGGCGGCGGGTGAAAAGCCATTAAATCCACTTGTTTACACGCGAGAGCTGACTCGCTCACTTTAGGTATAAACGCTGGATTTGTTTTAAAAGTCACTCTAGAGAGATCTGTAGCAAACACCATACAAGAGCTATGAACAGACAAAGCATGAAGTTCACTAACACGCTTTGCCGTTGAGAGAGCCAACAATAAAGCCACCTTTAGCGAAAGGAACTTTAAATCAATATCATCTAAAGGCTCGAAAGGGGGCTGAGATAATGCATTCAGAACCACGGATAGGTCCCACGGCGGAATCAAAGGCTTCACAACCCTTTTCAAACGCCTTGCACCTCTCATAAACCTGCTTATTAGCGGGTGCTGACCAACCGTATTCCGGTCGAAACCCACATGACACGCCGAAATTGCGGCTAGGTATACCTTTATCGTAGAAAAAGATCTGCCCTTGTCTAAAAGATCTTGCAGGAAACACAACACTTCTGCCAACGAGCAAATAAAAGGAACCGTATTCCTGAGAGCGCACCAGCGCTCAAAAACGTTCCATTTCTTATCATACACAGAGCGCGTTGACGCCGCCCGTGCGCTCTGAATCGTCTCAATAACCGCCGGCGACAATCCGGTGGCACTTAAGTTTAACCTTTCACGTGCCAAGCCCAAAGAGCTATTTTGTCCGGGGCAGGATGGAAAATCTCTCCTCGCGCTTGTGACAGAAGGTCCCTGCGCAGCGGGAGAGGCCACGGCTGGTCGCATAGCAACTGCATTTTCTCCGCCAGCCAGATCCTGCCTGGCCAGCGTGGAGCGATCAGTATTACCGAATGTCCGTGCTCTCTTATCCTTCTTAGAGTTGGCACAATCAGGCTCAGTGGGGGGAACGCGTACAACAGAGCTTTTGGCCACGGGTGTGCTAGAGCATCCACACCCATAGGTGCACCGTCTCTTGCTAGAGAGAAGTATAGAGGGCAATGAGTGTTTTCGTGCGAGGCGAAGAGATCTACGGCAGCTCGGCCGAACCTCAGCCACAGCTGACTCACCACCTCCGGGTGGAGAGTCCATTCCCCGTACAGGGGATTCCCTCTGGACAGAAGGTCCGCCCCCGCATTCAATATCCCTGGGACATGTGTCGCCCGTAGTGAACGAAAATGCTTTGTCCCCCAAACGATCAGCTTCTGTGCTAGATAATGAAGCTGAGCAGACCGAGTGCCCCCCTGGCGATTTATGTATGCCACCGCCGTTGTGTTGTCCGATCTGATCAGAACGTGGTGGTTTCTTAGGAACCGCACAAAGTGCTTTAGTGCAAGGTAAACTGTTAATAGTTCCAGAAAGTTGATGTGCGCGCTCTGGAGCGTGTCGGGCCATTTTCCATTTATTGCTCTGCCCTCGTACACTGCACCCCAACCCCACAGAGATGCGTCCGTCGTCACCACTTTCCTCTGTGAGACCGTCCCTAACGGGGTTCCCGACTCGAGAAAAGAGCGTTTTCTCCAGTAACGGAGGGCATCCATGCACTGAGACGACACTACCACCCTGCGGTTGAGGTGACGTTTCGGACACAAGCGCTGCGCCGCTATCCAGTGCTGAAACTCCCTCATTCGCAGCAATCCCAGCGGAACGACTGATATCGTAGAGGCCATAAGCCCCAGGAGGCGTAAACACAGTCTGAATGAAACCTTGTTCCCCTTCTGAAATAGGGCAAGGCAACCGCGAATCGATTTGATTCGTTCCTCCGATAGAAAAGCCAGATACCGGGCTGAGTTCAGTCTGAGCCCTAAGTAAATTATCTCCTGTGTGGGTACTAAGCAGCTCTTTGCCTCGTTTATGTTGAAGCCTAAATTCACTAAATGAGACACGAGCTTTTCCGTATCCCTCTCCGCCTGTACTCGTGACGGGGCACAAAGGAGCAAATCGTCTAAATAAGCTGTCACTCTGAGCCCCGCTACTCTTAACGGCGTGAGCGCTGCCTCAACGCATTTGCTGAACACCCTCGGTGCTAAAGAGAGCCCGAATGGAACCGTCAAAAACTCGTAGGCTGTGCCTTGATAGGCAAACCTGAGAAATTTTCTGTGCGCTGGGTAAATGCTTATGTGAAAGTAAGCGTCCTTCAGATCTACTGATGTACACCAGTCGTTTGGACGAATAAATTGACACAGTGTTTTGAGTGTGAGCATTTTGAACTTGTACGTCTTGAGGTGTTTGTTGAGGCTCCGCAAATC is a window from the Misgurnus anguillicaudatus chromosome 21, ASM2758022v2, whole genome shotgun sequence genome containing:
- the LOC129427314 gene encoding uncharacterized protein, which translates into the protein MVQRNRFVFNQVKREFGTSSPSAPLKKFPSSTHGVETEDRGQFAQTQVWCGEGYGKARVSFSEFRLQHKRGKELLSTHTGDNLLRAQTELSPVSGFSIGGTNQIDSRLPCPISEGEQGFIQTVFTPPGAYGLYDISRSAGIAANEGVSALDSGAALVSETSPQPQGGSVVSVHGCPPLLEKTLFSRVGNPVRDGLTEESGDDGRISVGLGCSVRGQSNKWKMARHAPERAHQLSGTINSLPCTKALCAVPKKPPRSDQIGQHNGGGIHKSPGGHSVCSASLSSTEADRLGDKAFSFTTGDTCPRDIECGGGPSVQRESPVRGMDSPPGGGESAVAEVRPSCRRSLRLARKHSLPSILLSSKRRCTYGCGCSSTPVAKSSVVRVPPTEPDCANSKKDKRARTFGNTDRSTLARQDLAGGENAVAMRPAVASPAAQGPSVTSARRDFPSCPGQNSSLGLARERLNLSATGLSPAVIETIQSARAASTRSVYDKKWNVFERWCALRNTVPFICSLAEVLCFLQDLLDKGRSFSTIKVYLAAISACHVGFDRNTVGQHPLISRFMRGARRLKRVVKPLIPPWDLSVVLNALSQPPFEPLDDIDLKFLSLKVALLLALSTAKRVSELHALSVHSSCMVFATDLSRVTFKTNPAFIPKVSESALACKQVDLMAFHPPPFSSPEEERLHCLCPVRALSCYVNRTRAIRKNNQLFVSWADTHKGKPISRQRLSHWVVEAIILSYNSRGLTPPAGLRAHSTRGMATSWALFKGVSVQDICAAASWASPHTFVRFYRLDVTEPSLAHSVLSV